The DNA region GGACCTCAGCCGGCGGCCGGTCGGGTGCAACTTCGCCCCCCGGTGCCCCGAGCGCATCGAGCGCTGCGTGACCGTCGACCCACCGCTGTTCCAGATCGGTTCGGCACGGGCCGCCTGCCACGTGTCCGCGCTGCAACGCCTCGGCGGGGACGGTGCGGAGGAGGTCGGCCCACCGACCCGAACCTTCGCCGGGCCGAAGTTCGTCAAGACCTCGGAGGAGTCCAAGGCGGCCCTGCGCGGAGATGTCCTGCTGTCGGTGGAGAACGTCGCCAAGGTGTTCGAGCGCCGGCGCGGACTGAAGGTCCATCGGGTGCAGGCCGTCCAGGACGTGTCGTTCGAACTGCGCCGCGGTGAGGTCGCCGCGCTCGTCGGGCAGAGCGGAAGCGGAAAGTCCACTCTCGCCTCGATGATCACCGGTGTCGACACCCCCACCGCCGGGCGGATCGTCTTCCACGGCGAGGAGGGAGCCCGGGAGGTCGCGAAGTTCCGTGGCCGGAGCCTGCGCGACTACCGCAGCCACGTGCAGATGGTCTTCCAGGACCCGTACTCCTCGCTCAACCCGGCCAAGACGCTCGGCTACACCCTCAGCCGACCACTGGCGAACTACAAGGGAATCAAGGGCCAGGTGGCCCGCGAGCGGGTTCTCGAACTCCTCGAGACCGTTGCCCTCAACCCACCGGAGCGATACATCAACCGCTTCGCGTACGAACTGTCCGGAGGCCAGCGTCAGCGGGTGGTCATCGCCCGGGCGCTCGCGGTGGAACCGGAGCTGATCGTGGCCGACGAGCCCATCTCCAGCCTCGACGTCTCCATCCGGGCCGAGATCCTCGAGCTGCTGAACAGGCTCGTGCAGGACAGCAACGTCGGCATTCTCTACATCACCCACGACCTGCTGAGTGCCCGGATGCTCTCCGACGAGGTCATCGTCCTCAGCCAGGGACAGGTGGTGGAGTCCGGGCCTTCGCTGGAGGTCATCCGTAACCCCAAGGACGCCTACACGAGGCGGCTGCTGGAGGCGATCCCGTCGCCCGACACCCGCTCCGCCCGCAGGTAGTCGTTCGTGCAGGCGTGGCAACTCATTCAAGCGTGGCAGCAAGGAGCAATTGACGTGAGCAAGCCCATGGCCGAGGCCCGTGCCGACTGGGAGGCGCGCATCTCCACCCGGTCGGACAGCAGTCGTGCGACCGAGCCTCCCCAGCTCCCCCCTCCCGGCGGGCTGGTGGCCGAGTCGGGCGTCGGCCAGGTGACCCTGCGCTGGCGGCCCGTCGAGGGAGCCGTCGGCTACCTCGTGCACCGCGCCGACGCTGCCGAGGGTCCGTTCACCCCCGTCGACCACCTCGGTGGTGACGTGCTCTCGGTGCCCGACACGTGGTACGTCGACACCAGCGGTGAACCCGGCGCGACCTACCACTACGCGGTCGCGTCCGTCCCGGAGGTCACCACGGCCGGTGAGCTCGGTGCCGCCGTCGCTGCCACCTCCGAGGTGCCGGGCGGTGCCCTGCACACGGTCACCCTGGCCACGGACGCCGGCGCAGCCGGGTCCACCCTGCCCAAGCCGTGGCAGCCGATGATCGGCAGCGAGCGGCTCAGTCAGCTGCTGTGCACCGACACCTCCGGCGGCCGCGAGATCGGCACCGAGCTGTTCGCGGCGCTGCGCCGGGTGGCCGACGAGATCGGGGTGACCTCGGTCCGCGCGCACGCCATCCTGCACGACGACCTCGGCGTCTACCGCGAGGTCGACGGCGAGCCGGTGTACGACTTCGCAGAGGTCGACGAGGTGTACGACGCGATCCTCGGCATCGGCCTGCGCCCGGTGGTGGAGATCGGCTTCATGCCCAGCGACCTGGCCAGTGACCCGGACAAGACGGTGTTCGAGTACGGCGCGATCATCTCC from Actinopolymorpha sp. NPDC004070 includes:
- a CDS encoding ABC transporter ATP-binding protein → MPLLDIQHLSVRYEPKRSQPLTAVQDVTFSIGDGEFVGLIGESGSGKTTLGMALLRLLERPGRISDGSILFNGTDITHLTQDELRPTRWRDVSTVFQSSMNSLNPVTRIEAQFRDVIEYHTKLRGEAVTRRVRELFEMVIIDPKFVNAYPHELSGGMKQRVNLAMALAIEPRFVLLDEPTTGLDVVVQHEILENVRRLQREQGFAVLFISHDIGTVLNLSDRILVMYAGRIVEAQGAESILRDPLHPYSKGLLGSYGDPRAETVQITYVPGRPPDLSRRPVGCNFAPRCPERIERCVTVDPPLFQIGSARAACHVSALQRLGGDGAEEVGPPTRTFAGPKFVKTSEESKAALRGDVLLSVENVAKVFERRRGLKVHRVQAVQDVSFELRRGEVAALVGQSGSGKSTLASMITGVDTPTAGRIVFHGEEGAREVAKFRGRSLRDYRSHVQMVFQDPYSSLNPAKTLGYTLSRPLANYKGIKGQVARERVLELLETVALNPPERYINRFAYELSGGQRQRVVIARALAVEPELIVADEPISSLDVSIRAEILELLNRLVQDSNVGILYITHDLLSARMLSDEVIVLSQGQVVESGPSLEVIRNPKDAYTRRLLEAIPSPDTRSARR